From the genome of Diorhabda carinulata isolate Delta chromosome 2, icDioCari1.1, whole genome shotgun sequence:
GAGGctaaatttcgaaattgttttattctgataactgaaatttatttttctacatttgtGGTTTCctattatattaatttcaaattgaacCCAAATCAATTTActgttaattttgttcaagCTAAATAGATATAATATAACCACAAATGTAAAAGGAATTGGTACAACTATTTATAAATACCTCCACTAGTATCAGGGGAAAGTTTAACTTTGCCTTGATCTAGAACATCATTGAAAGCAGGCCATCCACAGCCACTATCATATTTAGTATCAGAGCTAAATAAAGGCTGCTCACAAACAATGCATACATAGGTACCAGCATCATAAGTTTTATTGTAACACCCTGAAATTGAATGGTTAACCTCAAATGTttacaatatttgtaaattaagaatgtttcaattatcgctataattatttcttacccaataaaaaactattaagaaTACATGGGAAATATTATCCTAAAGACACTGAAATGTGATGTGCATGAATTTTACAATACTACTCACCACTAAATGGTCTCTCAGTTCCTTTTTCCTGAGTTACATGATATTGCAAAggagttaatttttttcttatttcttctttatcaaTTTTACATTCCTGTGACATTTTTACTAcaacaaatataatttgttaGGATACAATAAATCCAaaccaattattaaaaattccatacttttaaaaataatagattaaattataataaacaaataatctGAAATTTGTTTTGGTATCTATATGTTATagttatacattttatttttagcttCTATAGATCTATTGAAATCACAtaatagataattaaaaattcgtCATACTGAATTTCATTTCGAATTGGAACAGCTATTCAGAAATTTATAGTTTCAATgttattctaaatataataattttattccaatattaaTTACGCAATACGAAAGTACCCTATAATTAATATCCTATTAATAAGGAATTAAAAAACCCAAATATGTCCAAGTATCAAATTGTGTTTATTAAAAACTTACAGGATGATGTCTGTAATCTACTATTTTGGTTTATCAACCTACTAGGTTTGTTCAAGAAAGGGCAGGAACTAGTTTGTAACTGTTCTGAGCGTGTGTATTTTTTCTGAAGATAACACAAATTTCTCAGATTTTTGATACTATTCACAAGCACGAATAGTCTTTGATAACATATACCACCTTCAGTGGTTAGTATATAACTGAGCATTTTATAATAGTTAGCAGATACATTCAAGCAAAACACAAAAACACTTCGAACCATAGATTTATTAAACTCCTGACAACGAAGTACTTCATACTTCTGACACCTAAATGTCATTTCAATATATGTCAAATATTCTACAACCCATATCACAGATCACCTATATTGGGTGCATTCCACTCAGCGTTCACGACAATCACATTCATTACCACAATCTTTTccgttccacttagtccagAGCGTTATAAGCGTAAAGCGAACTGGAATGGCTTACGAGGAGTTTAAATGTTGagataaatatcaacaaatggCAAAACAGAACAAATAATGCGAAAGCTTTAAGAGGTTACGTTAaaatttgtaagttattgaatCTTTTAGTGGAGTGCTCAATTGatttacattaaagtaaaatcgaaaaatcttCTGCAGCgatagaaaatatttggtagTTCATCACGAGAAtgcttcaaaagtacttataatatccCATAACGTATCAAATAATGACATAGATTCTCATGGTTGCAATCTGCGTtgtttgagttttgaaaatttctctcTTTCGACGCTCACTTCGACTCATATCATAACAAGAGTCGTCGTGACGTAAATTATGACGTCATGAGTGACGTTCTCGCCGCAACCACGACGATCGTCGTcgctattaaaaaatattaatttttcggTTCCTAATGAGATCCCAACTCTATAATTGGTAATCTTCTAGGGAAAGTTTCATTCTATTAAATTAGCCTAAGTTTATAACATTAGTACATATTCATATGTATATTTATGGTTGTCTAGTATATACGTATATGTTTACCATTTACCATTCTTTTGATGACTCATTCGAATGTCACTTGTCAGTAAAACTAACTCTGGATTGGATTCCCTGATTTGACGTTAATGGTCGTTATTTACAAGTTTTGAAAACTTCCAATTATACATATATAGTTGATATAACTTTGTTataaattaatacttttttatttaacaattcaTTGTTGAAAATGTCATCTTCACTCATTCAACATAGGAAAAAACAATCACAGCAACGTTCACAAAATGTGGAAGTTGTCGTTCGCATAAGGTAAGCTTATCcaaaaattttgcttttaaccagttatttcgatttttgacaatctccaaaaaaatctttcaatatcATTTTAGTAGTAttgatatttgattaaaaaaactaGATAGTGTTATTTCTGGataataattttagtaattATAGATTCATGCCAAAGTACTGAAATAACTTCACTATCATATGTAAATGTACTTAGTGttcgaattttcatttctttttattgaaaatcggTAAAAGCTTATTTAAATCATGTAGCTAataatttagtttagtttattcCAATTCAGAATTTCATATTCACTGTTTTAGACCTCTAAGTAAACAAGAGGAGGAACAAAAGGTTAAAAGTATTGTTACCAGTCACACACATAGAGAATTGATTTTAAAAGACAAGAAATACAGCTTTGAAAGAGTTTTTAAACCTAGTGCTACCCAAATTGAATTATATGTAAATGTGATAGCTCCTATGATACTTGATGTAGTTGATGGATATAATTGCACAGCTTTTGCTTATGGACAAACAGGAACTGGAAAAACTTTCACCATGATGGGGGAGAAATGTAATCTTGTGGGTAACTGGAAACAGGTACGTTTTCTTTGATATTAACATTTTATCAACCCATTGTTCAttgatattatttgtatttaaatttatttaggaTCCCGATGCTGGGTTGATACCAAGAGCAGCATTTCACATTTTTGATGAACTtagtaaattatcaaatatagaTATAAATGTTAAGGTGTCATTCATTGAATTATATAATGAGGAAATTAGAGATTTGTTAAGTGACGATGAAAATACATTACAGTAAGTAtgttctttatttaaaaatatataatttaaaagtattttgtCCTGTTTTTTGCAACTATTGTAACtcgcaatatatatatatatatatatatatatatatatatatatatatatatatatatatatataaacttctaTCATTGTTGCGTCCATAAACATCCCAAACACATACATTATTGCTTCCTTCGAATTATTGCGTCCGAATATCGGACGCAACAATGTCAATCCATGTTTTTGTGGATTTTTGCCAacgtttgtgaaaaatattaacaagaacAGTCAACAAAGGTTCCtacatttctatttctttataaaactcAACGTCATCTAGTGATCTCTCTatgattttattggattttctaTTTGGAATTGGACGCAATAATATTACTAATATggatgaaaatgtatattgttAGTTCATTGATTTTCCGGCAGAGTACCAAATATTGTATACACacttaagtatatattttagaaacgtAATATGTTGTTGCGtccgagatatggcaacactgctcTCTATTTTTAGAcccaaaatattgtgttttaacGTTTCTTGTGCTTGTGAGATCGTGTTATTCTAAGACATTGTTGCTTCCAGTGTGCTAATATGACAAGGCgcattgataaaatattcagtaactTGAGTTTTGATACTGAAGAaggtaagtatttttataatatatatgaaattattacattCGTGATTTTCTTATGACttttgtctttataaaaattttcagttacctccaattactaataattattgGTATTGTCACTCATTGTCTTTTAGTGAGTAAAAAtgatagttttgaaattttgcaatttaatttaattttgtagctACTGAAAAACATGTTGTCATGtgttaatttttctacaaatatttttcaaattcaaaataggtaaaacgccttctccttcattttgtattttgtattcccaaacaaaactaataatttctcCATTATCCAaacgtttttttgctttttatattttagtcagAACTGAATATTacctcaaacaaaatatttgaatatgataaaattcaaatgaatacagAGTCATCTCCATGTACACCGGAAGATCCTTTTAATGCTTCGTCAAGTGAAGATTCTCTATATTGTCCTAGTAGTGACgaagtaagtaaaattttttttccattttcattaaattgtgaATATAGGTTTTGGACCTTGCCTGTGAGTAGATAAATATCCAGGCCCATACTGATTTCCCGGAAAACGTTTACTTTGTGTTGGGATTTGAAAGCGTCGAATTCTACTTTGTTAAGGGGTTTTAGAAAAACTAGTATTACTTTTGTTCTtagtgattataaaaaattgcagaaatagTCGATCGAAATTGCGGTGAGGGATCGAAGATAAAACCTTGTATATTATACATGGCATATTCTTGTTTTATAGTACTTTTGTCTGGTAAGAGAATTAGCATACAGCTCGTTCGGCAAACTTCCAGACGCGTACTATAAAACACTTATTATGGCACTAAGAACTTAAATAGCTATTCACTAAATTCTTTCTAGTTTTAGAAATTCTTATACATTTATCACCTAATTGGTTCACGAGATAATTCACGTTACATTTTTTTCGCAGGATAGCTGCTCAGATGTTGATGAGAATCCAGCACCGAAGAAGACTAAGAAACCTAATATAAACAAAAGCTCAACCCAGATGAAGATTACTACTGATTATGTTAATTCGCCCTCTATTGGAGTGTATGATACAGCTAAAGATAACGAATACGATTTAAATGTACCGAATACTTCAAGCAGTAGACAGTTGATTACTACTAAAACGATGGATAAAGATCAAGATTTATGTAACAATTCAAGGTAACCGAGTACTTTAAGTTGTACAAAACCAATTAAAACACCATATAAGAGAAAACCGGATCATTGTTATTATTGCGAAACTAAGGTTCTAAATTTCGGCCGCCATGTGATACGGAACCATTCAAACGAAATAGATGTAGCAAGAATTTTAGCAAAGCCCGTTAAaagtaaagaaagaaaagagCTATTCAATGACCTTAGAAGAAAGGGAAATTATTTGGCCGACGGTGGCACTT
Proteins encoded in this window:
- the LOC130890664 gene encoding methionine-R-sulfoxide reductase B1 isoform X5, producing the protein MVRSVFVFCLNVSANYYKMLSYILTTEGGICYQRLFVLVNSIKNLRNLCYLQKKYTRSEQLQTSSCPFLNKPSRLINQNSRLQTSSLKMSQECKIDKEEIRKKLTPLQYHVTQEKGTERPFSGCYNKTYDAGTYVCIVCEQPLFSSDTKYDSGCGWPAFNDVLDQGKVKLSPDTSGGRIRTEVTCAKCGSHLGHVFGDGPPPTKKRFCINSASLNFIPREKDTSS
- the LOC130890664 gene encoding peptide methionine sulfoxide reductase MsrB isoform X6 produces the protein MVRSVFVFCLNVSANYYKMLSYILTTEGGICYQRLFVLVNSIKNLRNLCYLQKKYTRSEQLQTSSCPFLNKPSRLINQNSRLQTSSLKMSQECKIDKEEIRKKLTPLQYHVTQEKGTERPFSGCYNKTYDAGTYVCIVCEQPLFSSDTKYDSGCGWPAFNDVLDQGKVKLSPDTSGAQVQINVIKKTNHIFQIWTA
- the LOC130890664 gene encoding methionine-R-sulfoxide reductase B1 isoform X7, with the translated sequence MSQECKIDKEEIRKKLTPLQYHVTQEKGTERPFSGCYNKTYDAGTYVCIVCEQPLFSSDTKYDSGCGWPAFNDVLDQGKVKLSPDTSGVGSNLLLLISQPGRIRTEVTCAKCGSHLGHVFGDGPPPTKKRFCINSASLNFIPREKDTSS
- the LOC130890664 gene encoding methionine-R-sulfoxide reductase B1 isoform X3, whose translation is MVRSVFVFCLNVSANYYKMLSYILTTEGGICYQRLFVLVNSIKNLRNLCYLQKKYTRSEQLQTSSCPFLNKPSRLINQNSRLQTSSLKMSQECKIDKEEIRKKLTPLQYHVTQEKGTERPFSGCYNKTYDAGTYVCIVCEQPLFSSDTKYDSGCGWPAFNDVLDQGKVKLSPDTSGVGSNLLLLISQPGRIRTEVTCAKCGSHLGHVFGDGPPPTKKRFCINSASLNFIPREKDTSS